In a single window of the Dromaius novaehollandiae isolate bDroNov1 chromosome 17, bDroNov1.hap1, whole genome shotgun sequence genome:
- the CLDN5 gene encoding claudin-5 has translation MTSAALEILGLGLGILGWVGVILACGLPMWQVSAFIDVNIVVAQTIWEGLWMICVVQSTGQMQCKVHDSILALQPEVQTGRALTVIVALLGLVALMVTVVGAQCTNCIRPGKMKSRIVIAGGAIYILCGVLVLIPLCWFANIVISDFYDPTVPPSKKREMGAALYIGWAATALLLFGGCLICCCSCSQRDETSFPVKYSAPRRPTSNSEYDKKNYV, from the coding sequence ATGACTTCCGCGGCGCTGGAGAttttggggctggggctgggcatcCTGGGCTGGGTGGGGGTGATCTTGGCCTGCGGGCTGCCCATGTGGCAGGTGTCAGCCTTCATCGACGTGAACATCGTGGTGGCGCAGACCATCTGGGAAGGGCTGTGGATGATCTGCGTGGTGCAGAGCACGGGGCAGATGCAGTGCAAGGTGCACGACTCCATCCTGGCGCTGCAGCCCGAGGTGCAGACGGGCCGGGCGCTCACCGTCATCGTGGcgctgctggggctggtggcTCTCATGGTGACCGTCGTGGGCGCGCAGTGCACCAACTGCATCCGGCCCGGCAAGATGAAGTCCCGCATCGTGATCGCCGGCGGGGCCATCTACATCCTCTGCGGGGTCCTGGTCCTCATCCCGCTCTGCTGGTTCGCCAACATCGTCATCAGCGACTTCTACGACCCGACCGTGCCACCGTCCAAGAAGCGGGAGATGGGGGCAGCGCTCTACATCGGCTGGGCGGCCACGGCGCTGCTCCTCTTCGGGGGCTGCctcatctgctgctgctcctgctcgcAGCGGGATGAGACCTCCTTCCCCGTCAAGTACTCGGCGCCCCGGCGGCCCACCTCCAACAGCGAGTACGACAAGAAGAACTACGTCTGA